DNA sequence from the Oncorhynchus keta strain PuntledgeMale-10-30-2019 chromosome 1, Oket_V2, whole genome shotgun sequence genome:
CATGTTAGCAATAACTGCAAaaagttactgtgaaaccaaggtaaataaaagcattttttctcagttccacactatgagcagttactgcATTTTTGCTTGGTAGGGTAGAATAAAATAccactaaaatatgcagttttatcacacaacaaCAATATTTTAGGGAGCGTGTGATTGGCATGCTGATTACAAGAATGTTgtgttaatttctctatcataggccgcctccaatgtcattttagagaatttgtaaGTACGTCCAACTGGCGTCACAaaagcagaccacgtgtaaccaagcCAGCCCAGGACATTCACATCAGActttttcacctgcgggatcgtgcGAGACAAGCCAgcaggacagctgatgaaactgaggagcatttctgtctgtaataaagccttttGGTGTGGGAAAAACTCACTGATTGGCtgagcctggctccccagtgggtagccctggctcccaagtgggtgggcctctgcccagtcatgtgaaatccattgattaggggttaatgaatgtatttcaattgacggatttccttatatgaactgtaactcagtaaaatcattgcatgttgggtttatatttttgttcaaggtccctcagttgagcagtgaatttcagacagattcaaccacaaagggaggttttccaatgccttacATTTTTTACCCATCTGCCAATAGGTTCCACTTGTaaataaagcagacattgaatatccctttgagcatggtgaagttcttCTTTATACTTTggctggtgtatcaatacacccagtcactacaaagatacaggcgtccttcccactcagttgccggagaagaaggaaaccactcagggattacACCATGAGCCCAATggtgagtttaatggctgtgataggagataactgttgatggatcaacaacattgtcatttagcttagtattgtggagtaactacagagTGAAAGGAGGAAGCCTgcacagaatacaaatattccaaaacatgcaataATGCACAAAAGTAAAACTGccaaaaatgtgtcaaagaaatgaacttcatgtcttgaatacaaagtgttatgcttggggaaaatccaacatcATCacggagtaccactcttcatattttcaagcatggtgttgGCTGCATTATTTTATGGGTATgattgtcattggcaaggactagggagattTGTAGGATAAAAAGGAAACTGAATAGAGCCAAGCTCAGGCAACAACAAAATAAGtatgctttccaacagacactgggaaacaaacgcacctttcagcaggacaataacctaaaataacctaaggccaaatctacactggagttgcttaccaagacaacattgaatgttcctgagtggcctagttacagttgacTTCAAATTGGCTTGAAAAATcgatggcaagacttgaaaatagctgtctagcaaagatcaacaaccaacttgacagagcttgaataataaaaaataaaaaaagaatgtgcaaatattgtacaatccaggttttcaaagctcttagacttacccagaaagactcacagctgtatgCGCTGTacaggtgattctaacatgtattgactcaagagtgtgaatacttatgtaaatgagacatttctgtatttcatgttcaataaatttgctaaaatttcttaaaacacgttttcactttgtcattatggggtattatgtgtcaaggggtgagagaaaaaaaataatttgaataaatgttgaattcaggcagtaaaaacaaaatgtggaataagtaaaggggaattaatactttctgaagccacGTCACAATAAGTTGCCAAATTGCATTGATTCAACAAgttttttgcccagtgggttacCTTTAAGAATTGGCTGAATACTAACTAGGCCTAGCACTCAAGCTAGTAGCTGCTCAAGAAAGCTATGCTTTGTGTTTGTGAAATCTTAACTTTGTTATGAAGCTATAGGCTTAAATTTAGACATTATCGCCACACCGATACCTGGCCTACTTCTTGTATATGTCAGTAGCCCACTCCATATGCAGTCACAGTGGCAGAAAGAATGAAGACTGAAAGTTAGATTTGTGGTACACAGCGTATAACAGGTAGGGTGCAGAATGGTGAAAACAACGAGTGGAATGAATGAACTTTTAGTATGGACCTTCAAGAAGCTAACCCTACAAAACATCTCAAAGTGTGCATTTCACTCAGTACGTTAATACATGCTTGAACTCACCTGCACATTATCACTTTCCATCTCACtgtcctctgtatcctctgtatctgagcatgatgatgatgtttccAACGGTTCCCAAGGCACTGGCACTTTCACAACATCCTCATCTCCTGACTTCAACCagtcttcatcctcttccttcttCACTGTAAATAGGGCAACTTCTTCTTCATCTACTGGCAGAAGGGAGCATTCTTCAGACTCCTCTTTGACTGGGACTGGAGAAGGCAGCACCTGACACAGAgaaaacaacacatatggaatcaagtagtaatcatttctttagttttttttaatcaaaatatattttatatttaatattctttaaagtagccaccctttgccttgatgacagctttgcacacacttggcattctctcaaccagcttcataatgcatttcaattaaaaaggtgtgccttgttaaaagttaatttgtggaatagcttcatttctttccttcttaatgcgtttgagccaatcagttgtgttgtgacaaggtaggggtggtatacagaagacagccctatttggcaaaagaccaagtccaaattatggcaagaacagctcaaataagcaaagagaaacaacagtccatcattactttaaaacatgaagatcagtcaatccaaaaaaatgtcaagaactttgaaagtttcttcaagtgcagttgcaaaaaccatcaagagctgaaactgtctctcatgggATCGCCGCCACAggtaaggaagacccagagttacctctgctgcagaggataagttaattagagcctcagaaattgcagcccaaattaaTTGCTTCAGAGTTCAATTAAGAgacatctgaacagttgattgagattcatggtcgaattactgaaAAGAAACCAGTACTAAAAGACCCCAATGAAAAGAAGagttgcttgggccaaaaaacacgagcaatggacattagcccggtggaaatctgtcctttggtctgatgagtccaaatttgagatttttggttccaaccactgtcttCACGAGCTGCagagtagatggatggatgatctctacatgtgtggttcccaccgtgaagcatggaggaggtggtgtgatggtgctgtgctggtgacactgtcagtgatttatttagaattaaaggcacacttaatcagcatggctaccacagcattctgcagcgatacaccatcacatctggtttgtgcttagtgggactatcatttgttttttaacaggacaataacccaaaacacaccttcaagctgtgtaagagctatttgaccaagaaggagagtgattgagtgctgcatcagatgacctggcctccacaataatccgatctcaacccaattgagatggtttgggatgagttggaccgcagactgaaggaaaagcagccaacaggtgctcagcatactcgttcaagactgttggaaaagcattccaggtgaaactggttgagagaatgccaagagtttgcaaagctgttatcaaggcaaagggtggctactttgaaaccattgaatgagtaggtgtccaaactttgactggtactgtaattctAACACCTCTGGGCCTTGTAAGTGGGCTTGCAGTGTAAAAGAGATACTTACCTTTAGATGTGTCATGCCTTTATGTCCACACTCCTGCTCTGTGACTCCATGCATGTCTGAAACTGTGTCAAAGGAAGGATCTTGTTCATCGGGGTCCTCCTTTTGACAAACCTGGGATGTTTCAACTCCTAACGACACAGCTGAAATCGGAAATTCTTCAGcctcctctttaacctcactcCAATGCAGTGAGGGATCCTAGAACAGACCACCGTTGGTGTTAGAAGAATAAACTCAATTTGACCAATAAAACCTGTTAATGGATAGCAGATTTAGTTTAGATGTAAAACTAAATATTTTATCATTTTGAAGAACGAATAAAAATGTGGGTTAACTTCTTCTGGCTGATCACTGCTTTCACATCTCCCATATTGATCCATCTTCAGTAGATGAACAGACTCGTGACCTGTCAATAACAAAACAAACCACCCAAATGTTGATTTAGATCAATTAGGATtaagtaccttgtcagctcggtttCTGGCCCGGCGCTcttaaccgctaagctaccttCCCCCCCTGATGTTAGCTTAAGGGCAATTCCAAAGTTTCTCTTTGACCTTAACTTCCCTTTTTTTTTGCTTTTCAGCATTTGTCAGTGGCATGGTGACAATCTGtgggaaaaaaacatttgagtGGAATGACTGATGGACATGTGAATTAAATCTTTATTACAACACTAACATTAGTATCAAGATGTTTACAATCAATTAATTCACCCCTTGAAAACAACTGCATTTGCTAAATCACAAACACGTGTGTGTTCCTCCCCCAGCCAATCAGTGACCGTCTTCAAAGTTTCCGTCCAAAAAGTCCAAAGAGGGATAGATCCACAATGATATCACAGCTGCATTTGCACAGATCCATATACTGTGTGTGCCTCCAGTTGAcaaactacacttcctccccagcTACGCTTACTCCAGGCTTTACCAAATTCATTTcagttttttgccctagcactacacagctgattcaaataatcaactaataaTCAAGCATTCGGGCCTGGTCCGGGGGTGAGCATCATGTCCATGTTaatgatcgctgttctgatgttcagaagctcttttcggtcataggaaATGGAGGAAACGTTATGTACAAAAACAGTTCAGATCAGCCCCCCCCCAACCAGTAAAATGGCTGCTATCCAATCCAGCGCCATTCTCTCAATGTTTGATAGAGAAGTTAAAATCCTGTGCAAGTTTTCACCATTATGCTACCTTAATTTTGCTCACTCAGAGCTATGGCTAATTTAGGTTCAAAATGTCCACCAACAGGTTGGAAAATGGACCCAAAAAGTATGtatacacaaaaagcttatttctctgcaGTTTTGTACgcaaatgtgtttacatgccagtttgagtatttctcctttgccaagataatccatccacctgacattcGTGGCATAtccagaagctgattaaacagcatgatcaggGGACAATAAAAACCCActaaaatgtgtatttttgtctagatgccacagatgtctcaagttctgagggagtgtgcaattctCATGGTGAGTGCAGGAATGTGCACCAGAGCAATTGctagagaatgtaatgttaatgtcGCTACCCCAAGCCACCTCCAAAGTAGTTTGAGAATATGGCAGTACATCCTAACGGCCTCACAAacgatcatctgagaccagccacccagagagCTGATGAAACAGTGGGTTTGCACAAACAAAGAATtgctgcacaaactgtcagaaaccgcaTCAGGCAAGCTCACCTGCTTGCTCGTAGTCCTCACCTGGGTTTTGACCAAACTGCAGTTCGGAgttgtaactgacttcagtgggcaaacgcTCACATTTGATGGCCACTGCCACGTTGGAGAAGTgcgctcttcacggatgaatcacGGTTTCAACGATATTGGGCAGATGGCAAACattgtgtatggcgtcgtgtggtgaacagtttgctgatgtcaacgttgtgaaaaGAGTGTTcaatggtggggttatggtatgcgcaagcataaactatggacaacgaacacaattgcattttaatttatggcaatttgaatgcacagagataccgtgataagatcctgaggcccattgtcgtaccattcatccgcagccatcacctcatgtttcagcataataatgcaaggctctgtagtctgtacacaattcatggatgttgaaaatgtcccagtttttccatggcctgcatactcaccatacatttcacccattgagcatgtttgggatgctttgGACGTGTGCgatagcgtgttccagttcccgaaaATATTCAGCCACttagcacagccattgaagaggtgtgggacaacattccacaagcaggctgatcaactctatgcgaatgagatgtgttgtgctgcatgaggcaaaaggtggtcacaccagacactgactggttctgatccacgccGCTACCTTTTTTTAATGTAGGTATTtgtgaccaacaaatgcataGCTGTATTCCCAGGCATGTGACATCcattgattagggcctaatgtATTTATATTGACTGATTACCttattaactgtaactcagtaaaatctttgaaattgttgcatgttgcgtttatttatATTGCTGTATACTAGTTCGTGGAATTGCCCAAAAGCTAACGTTGGCTTGTAGCTAGATAGCTATCTATTATATTCTAGCTAGATAATCCGATTCTATTTGGCAAAATGATGGCTTCTACAGCTAGCTACACAACCAACTTGTCAAATAAAGTTCATATATGTTTAGATAAATATATACGCATAAAAATATATTTACCTGTAACATGGATGTTTTCAGAAGTATCCGAGACTCGGGGAATATTATTGCGGTTGCACATACGGAAACTCGAAAAGACCAAAATACCAGATTTTGAAAATACATTCCTTACCTTTAAAGGTTATTTTTTTTGCTACCTCAGCTGGACATGCATGAAAGTGAATCATACTTCCCTGCAATTGGCACGTCAAAAGAACGAAGCCTTCTTGGATAAAAATAACGTTCAATGAATCTGAACGACACCAATGTACCAACAATGTACCGTTAGACCCCTTTCTGTGTTTGCAAACATTGTGGCACGATGGCAATGCGCGAAAGTTAGTGGCAGAACATGGGGGAGTTCTTACAGAAAGccagcaaaaaaacaaacatatattTGGATGTTGTTTAAGAGTGCTTGTCATACTACTTTTGGATTATAATTGGATTTTAAGGCTCGTATGAATGTCTTGCTTAATATGTTTGTGTCATCATCGCAAATCAACAGTattagacttttttttttttacactttcaCTCCAAGCAGTAAAAtgtctgtctttttttttttacaaagatcACAATCAAATATAATATTATTGACTGTTCAATCAAGAATCAAAACATAATTGCATGATAACCCCAAAAAGTTTTGTTTAGAAGTAATAACAACGTAAATCTAGGCTATGTTGAATGAGCGCAGATGGCGATGGTTTTCTTATTGTAGCCAAGAGTCTCGCGCATCTGTGCTGGAAAGAGGTCTAATGGAGCTCGTTTATTCCCGATTTCCCATTTGACtggaactcactgaagtcaagaTTTCGTAGTTCCGAGTTAAGTTGTTTTGAGCAAGGCCCAAACCATGCTTCATTCatagcatggccaatgttgaatgtttatcatttttatttggggaaaagagacccttaatcccCGATTTGGGACCATACAGCCACTCCCCTGattagcaggctagtgattgctttgcaatgcttgcagttagccactgtcacagattccttacaaaccactcattgttgaatttgcgatttccaacttgtgtaatgtttatgtccaatggccaatgagcaccaatataatatatatatataatataatttctcttcattctttatcttcatatgacaaggattaaaaatgatttgccagtagattggcgacttgattcatgatgatgacttgattcatgatgatgactgctagctaagattttgaaagtatgatgttgacatgatcagtcctatcaaagctactgtacatataacgtgatttgacgtcattctgtggccaatgacctttaaccttcttggatgggcacttctaatgtaactctatggcagcacccaaggggatAGAGTTttctagctctacccttagacttggcgatgatttagtgtccccatgagtgacagaatactaagccaatcacggcacaacgctctattttctgctggcttgccccagcaccgcagaaagcactgagctaggctgaaacacctgcatgttggagctgccttactcaagaaaacaaaagagagaccatgtttgtatgtggctttattaataacctcttagagctaccccctacttttttcaatttccgcctgaagacatacccaaatctaacagctcaggcacagaaccaaggatatgcatattcttggtaccatttgaaagaaaacactgaagtttgtgtaaatgtgaattgaatgtaggagaatataacacaatatatctaCCCAGGTTGGTATGCCGGTTATTTGCCGGACAGTGCCTGTTTGGCGACACTTTTACTACGTCCGAAAGTATATCCGTAAGTGATAGACGGTTCTGATTAGGAAGTCATCATTTGCAGTGCCCATGGATCCATTAAATCAAGTTGTTAGATGCTACCAACCTCCTCCAAATCAAAACCAAACATGGATAGCAATGTTTGCGCGCGCACTCTTTCCACTTTCTCTCTGCGTCAACAAGGTGCCCATATTGCGAGGCTGATTAGCTGGGACAAACAGGTGAGCACGCAAAGTGTGAGGTTCTGTGTTATACACTTTAGCCCTTACCATATCATATGTGATGGAATAATAtttgctgttggcttgtgtgggtatatgtgttatgcaacatagctgatttgagacattgttaacagtttcagggccatgggcctttcacgtgatggaaaaatacagaataacatcaaaacagacacatacagaacGTAGTGTAGGGAACAAACAGTATTTTGATAGAGAACAGGAGCCAGGTGCTTTATAACTGTATCAAGCATGGGCACATAGATATTCTACACAACTACAATGGCAGACCGCTGAAGCGCCTAGGGGGCTGGGACCAGCCTGTGAGCCAACAATCAAGGATAGGCTGAGtgagtttaaaccacgcccatTCTCTATTCTGACAGACCAGTTCGGAAGCAGGAACTACTTTTGTCAGAGTATATTATAATATCTTTGTcaggaacaagtcagttctctgtttgccctgcgaggtggGACAAAGAGCCCGTATATACgcaaattgcatttaccacttattgcttagctaataaaaaatacatagtatacaatAAGGTGACTCAgtgtcatatttatcctgatatcagATTCGATTGACGCAACCCTTAACAAAAGCGAGAACATGAAATCCATGTTTGGGTTTGATTTGGAGTTGGTGGTAGAGTCTAACAATTGGATTTAATTATTTAATGGGCACTGCTCAGTGATGccaaaaacaactttctaaatTAGTACCATCCACTGATTTACTGCCCGACGTGGAAAAAGCATACTCAAGCAGGTGCCATAGTTGGATGCAATAATGTACTGCTACGATCTTCAACCCTCTTGAAACGTCATGCTCCTTTGAAGCAGAGATGAAGGGAGATTCAGTTCAGTCAAAAAATGACCTTCATTAATTGGCTGAATACTATCTAGGCCTGCATTTTGCACtgactatgcacactcactggactctacccacacatacttACGCTGACATGCCAACACACAATTTACAAGAGACTGCTGAGGGAACAATGTAAATGGAATGACATCatacacctggaaaccatgtttgatgtatttgataccattccactgattctgctccattcattaccacgagcccgttctgCCCAATTAAGGTGACACCAAACTCCTGTGTCACGCATGCATATTGACGCCATACAGTTTCACatatgctgctactctgtttgctatactgaacaaaaatataaatgcaacatgcaaccatttctaagattttactgagttacagttcatagaaggaaatcagccagttttatttaattaattaggccctaatttatggatttcacatgactgggcaatgggtgcagccatgggtgggcctggggggCATAGGTTCACCCACTTGGgagtactgaacaaaaatatcaaataaacatgtaaagggttggtcccatgtttcatgaggtgaaataaaagatcccagaaattgtccatacgcacaaaaggcttatttctttccaattttgtgcacaaatgtgttgacatcccagttagtgagcatttctcctttgccatccacctgacaggtgtgtcatgtcaataatctgattaaacagcatgatcggggcggcaggtagcctagtggttagagccagtaaccgaaaggttgctggatcgaatccccgagctgacaaggtaaaaatctgtcgttctgcccctgaacaaggcacttaacccacagttccccagtaggccatcattgtaagtaagaatttgttcttaactgacttgcctacttaaattaaggttaaacatcattacacaggtgcgggttgttctggggacaataaaaggccacgaAAATGggcaattttgtcacacaacacaatgccacagatgcctcaagGTTTGAAggtgtgtgcaattggcatggaATGCAAGAATGTCCagggctgttgccagataattgaatgttaatttctctacaataagctGCCTCAAATGTCCTTTTagtgaatttggcagtacttccaactggcctcacaactgcacaccacgtgtaaccacgccagtccaGGACACCCACATCTGGCTGAATTGTGGAATTGTCTgaaaccagccacctggacagctgatgaaactatttcagagtatttctgtctgtaataaagcccttttgtggggaaaactaattctgatttgCTGTGCCCCTACCCTGtaatgtaaaatccatagattagggtctaatttatttatttcaactgactgattttgttgtatgaactgtaactcagtaaaattgttttatattgtgttttatatttttgttcagtataggtaGGGtgcaaaatagtaaaaaaaaactaGTGGAAAAAATCAACTTCTGAACAAAGAGGCAACAGTGAGAAACAAGTAGCACATTTGTATTTGTGCAATGTATTTGTGCAAATGTACATGGCATTATGaaacaataatacaaaaacatGTTC
Encoded proteins:
- the LOC118391650 gene encoding zinc finger and SCAN domain-containing protein 2-like, which codes for MIHFHACPAEVAKKITFKGHESVHLLKMDQYGRCESSDQPEEDPSLHWSEVKEEAEEFPISAVSLGVETSQVCQKEDPDEQDPSFDTVSDMHGVTEQECGHKGMTHLKVLPSPVPVKEESEECSLLPVDEEEVALFTVKKEEDEDWLKSGDEDVVKVPVPWEPLETSSSCSDTEDTEDSEMESDNVQDCENHELDVSRGVKIKDSSRTSLDPGTVPDRDEKANVVDFSGFEGGSSFYPCPHCAIGFTIERFFLGHLKRDHPKDYIEMLKTGKIKAYKRGSLRVTPATCPQCGKSFTNKYVMQTHQRTHAGKKSHHCADCGKSFVYADALKRHRWTHAGESI